The Polaribacter sp. HaHaR_3_91 genomic sequence CAAGACGATGCAAAAAGAGAATGTACTATTAAGTATAATCTTTTTAAAGGAGATTTCCAATCTAAAAAGTATGAAGAAGCTTATACAAACTGGATTTATTTAATGGATAATTGTAAAGATTTATCTGTAAATATTTACAAGTTAGGTTCTACTTTAGCAGAAGATGTTAGAAAAGACCCTGTTTTAGCAAAAAGAGTTTATGAGCAAAGATTACAGTATTTTCCTAAAGACAATCCAGCAAAATTACATAGTGATTATGCAACTTATTTGTTAGATAACAAATTAGCATCTGATGATGAAGTCTTTGCTATTTTAGAAAAAGGATATAATATCGATCCTGCTAAAATGGGAGTAAAAAACTTGTATATCTATTTTCAAGGAGTTACAGATAGAAATAAAGACACAGATCCTCAAAAAGTATTTGATACTTATGATGATGTTTTAGAATCTGTAGGTACAAAATTGGAAGGATATGCGGCTAGACTAAAAGAACTTTCTAAAGATTCTGTAGCTAACAAAAAATTAATACATGCATATTCGACAAACTCAAGAGCATTGGGTACTGTAGAAGGAGGTTTAGATAATATTATTTCAGAAATAGCAACTTGCGAAAGATTAATACCTATTTACAAAAGAGATTTTGAAGAAAATAAATCTAATGCTGTTTGGTTAAAAAGATCAGTTTCTAGAATGTTTAACAAAGACTGTCAAGAAGATCCTTTGTACCAAGAATTAGTTAGAGCTTATGCC encodes the following:
- a CDS encoding lipopolysaccharide assembly protein LapB, with translation MKKITFLLAAMLLLASAKTNAQDDAKRECTIKYNLFKGDFQSKKYEEAYTNWIYLMDNCKDLSVNIYKLGSTLAEDVRKDPVLAKRVYEQRLQYFPKDNPAKLHSDYATYLLDNKLASDDEVFAILEKGYNIDPAKMGVKNLYIYFQGVTDRNKDTDPQKVFDTYDDVLESVGTKLEGYAARLKELSKDSVANKKLIHAYSTNSRALGTVEGGLDNIISEIATCERLIPIYKRDFEENKSNAVWLKRSVSRMFNKDCQEDPLYQELVRAYAEASPSPEAYSFLASVLEDNGDTAGANEMREKSFDLETDPLKKAKYKLKFAQSAKSRGQLSKARGLAREALRFNPNYGKAYLFIARLYQSSVNNCGDNEFEKRMVYVAALNQAQRAASVDPSISSTAGSYIRSYRANVPSSKVVFTAGVTPGSSYTLKCWIGETVRVPSN